Proteins found in one Aneurinibacillus uraniidurans genomic segment:
- the sucC gene encoding ADP-forming succinate--CoA ligase subunit beta — protein sequence MNIHEYQGKEILKQYGVVVPNGKVAFTVEEAVEAAKTLNSSVYVVKAQIHAGGRGKAGGVKIAKNLDEVQAYAKEILGKVLVTHQTGPEGKEVKRLLIEEGCDIQKEYYVGVVVDRNTNRVVMMASEEGGTEIEEVAEKTPEKIFKEVVDPAVGLQVFQARKLALAINIPKNLVNKAVKFMMALYQAFVDKDCSIAEINPLVVTGDGNVMALDAKLNFDSNALYRHPDVQELRDLDEEDEKEIEASKYDLNYIALAGNIGCMVNGAGLAMATMDIIKHYGGDPANFLDVGGGATTEKVTAAFKLILSDENVKGIFVNIFGGIMRCDVIAEGVVEAAKQVSLDRPLVVRLEGTNVELGKKILNQSGLDIVAAESMADGAEKIVKLVQ from the coding sequence ATGAATATCCATGAGTATCAAGGCAAAGAGATACTTAAACAGTACGGTGTCGTTGTACCGAATGGCAAAGTAGCCTTCACCGTAGAAGAAGCAGTTGAAGCAGCCAAAACATTAAATTCCAGCGTGTATGTAGTAAAAGCACAAATTCACGCAGGCGGTCGTGGAAAAGCAGGCGGCGTTAAAATCGCTAAAAACCTCGACGAAGTTCAAGCATACGCTAAGGAAATTCTCGGCAAAGTGCTGGTAACACACCAGACAGGCCCAGAAGGTAAAGAAGTAAAGCGCTTGCTTATTGAAGAAGGCTGCGATATTCAAAAAGAATACTACGTAGGTGTTGTAGTAGACCGTAACACAAACCGCGTAGTTATGATGGCTTCTGAAGAAGGCGGTACAGAAATCGAAGAAGTAGCCGAAAAAACTCCAGAAAAAATCTTTAAAGAAGTTGTAGACCCGGCTGTAGGCCTGCAAGTATTCCAGGCACGTAAGCTGGCTCTAGCGATTAATATTCCGAAAAACCTTGTAAATAAAGCAGTGAAATTTATGATGGCGCTTTATCAGGCATTTGTTGATAAAGATTGCTCAATCGCAGAAATTAACCCGCTTGTTGTAACAGGCGACGGTAACGTAATGGCGCTTGATGCCAAACTGAATTTTGATTCCAATGCCTTGTACCGTCACCCAGATGTACAAGAATTGCGCGACCTGGACGAAGAAGATGAGAAAGAAATCGAAGCATCCAAATATGACCTGAACTACATCGCACTTGCGGGCAATATCGGCTGCATGGTTAACGGTGCAGGTCTTGCGATGGCGACAATGGATATCATCAAGCATTACGGTGGCGACCCAGCGAACTTCCTCGATGTTGGCGGCGGCGCGACAACAGAGAAAGTTACAGCTGCATTCAAGCTGATCCTCTCTGATGAAAACGTAAAAGGTATCTTCGTTAACATTTTCGGTGGTATCATGCGTTGCGATGTTATCGCAGAAGGTGTTGTTGAAGCTGCGAAACAGGTAAGTCTGGATCGTCCACTCGTCGTTCGTCTCGAAGGTACAAATGTTGAGCTTGGTAAGAAGATTTTGAATCAATCCGGTCTTGATATCGTGGCAGCTGAGTCCATGGCAGACGGTGCGGAAAAAATCGTTAAACTGGTGCAATAA
- the sucD gene encoding succinate--CoA ligase subunit alpha, which yields MSILINKDTKIITQGITGATGLFHAKGCRDYFGTQMVGGTTPGKGGTVVEGFPVFDTVQEAVKETGANASVIYVAPAFAADAIMEAVDAELELVVCITEGIPVLDMVKVKRFMEGSKTRLIGPNCPGLITPGECKIGIMPGYITAPGKVGIVSRSGTLTYEAVHQLTTNGIGQSTAVGIGGDPVNGTNFIDCLQLFNEDPDTEAVIMIGEIGGTAEEEAAEWVKANMKKPVVGFIGGQTAPPGKRMGHAGAIISGGKGTAAEKIKTMEACGIPVAKTPSVMGETMIEALKQHGLLEICKTVK from the coding sequence ATGAGTATTCTCATTAATAAAGATACAAAAATCATTACTCAAGGTATTACTGGGGCTACAGGCTTGTTCCATGCGAAAGGCTGCCGTGACTACTTCGGAACACAAATGGTTGGAGGTACGACACCGGGTAAAGGTGGTACAGTAGTTGAAGGATTTCCGGTGTTTGACACTGTTCAAGAGGCAGTGAAAGAAACAGGCGCAAATGCATCTGTTATTTATGTGGCTCCAGCATTCGCAGCGGATGCAATCATGGAAGCGGTTGACGCAGAACTTGAACTTGTTGTATGTATCACAGAAGGTATTCCGGTACTCGACATGGTAAAAGTTAAGCGCTTTATGGAAGGTAGCAAAACTCGTCTGATTGGACCGAACTGCCCAGGTCTTATTACGCCAGGCGAATGTAAAATTGGTATCATGCCGGGCTATATTACTGCACCGGGTAAAGTTGGTATCGTATCTCGCTCTGGAACGCTTACATATGAAGCGGTTCACCAGTTGACGACAAATGGAATTGGCCAATCTACAGCGGTTGGTATCGGTGGAGACCCGGTTAACGGCACGAACTTTATCGACTGCCTGCAGCTGTTTAATGAAGATCCAGATACAGAAGCAGTTATCATGATCGGTGAGATCGGTGGTACAGCGGAAGAAGAAGCGGCTGAATGGGTAAAAGCAAACATGAAGAAGCCAGTAGTAGGATTTATTGGCGGTCAGACTGCTCCTCCAGGAAAACGTATGGGACACGCTGGTGCGATCATTTCGGGTGGTAAAGGTACAGCAGCCGAGAAGATCAAAACAATGGAAGCATGCGGCATTCCGGTAGCGAAAACTCCGTCTGTAATGGGTGAAACAATGATCGAAGCGCTCAAACAACATGGCTTGCTTGAGATTTGCAAAACAGTAAAATAA
- the dprA gene encoding DNA-processing protein DprA, producing the protein MENLTEMMLALSMIKGVGRAVVRRARQLAEPVNFASYTTKDICDLLGVREAVAEQIRLQFDLSAARRKREVWSEKGITVLAYGSESYSEWLQEIPDAPELLYVDGNIELLKQPAFSLVGTRTPTQYGRQLARQFGRELAEKGLVVVSGMARGIDGEAHTGALEAKGGTIAVLGCGIDWVYPTENRQLAIMIRQQGLLLSEYPPGTRPQRGFFPERNRIISGLAHGILVVEAAARSGSLITADLAIEQGRDVFAVPGSIHSPKSAGCHWLIQQGAKLVQHVHDIVFEYPELAWDTQVGNTEAADTSESLSSEEAALLRLIPWESVSYEQILCRTEFSPSYLHFLLLSLQMKKQVIQLPGQAYIRVKP; encoded by the coding sequence ATGGAAAACCTAACAGAAATGATGCTAGCATTATCGATGATTAAAGGAGTAGGAAGGGCTGTTGTACGTCGTGCTCGTCAATTGGCCGAGCCTGTTAATTTTGCGTCCTATACGACAAAAGATATTTGCGACTTACTTGGTGTACGAGAAGCTGTGGCCGAACAAATTCGTTTGCAGTTCGATCTTTCTGCGGCGAGGAGAAAGAGGGAGGTCTGGAGTGAGAAAGGAATTACGGTGCTGGCATATGGAAGTGAATCGTATAGTGAGTGGCTGCAGGAGATTCCAGATGCGCCTGAACTTTTGTATGTAGATGGCAACATTGAGTTGCTTAAGCAGCCTGCTTTTTCGCTTGTAGGAACGAGAACACCAACGCAGTATGGTCGGCAGCTAGCTCGTCAATTTGGCCGGGAATTAGCCGAGAAGGGGCTTGTGGTCGTATCTGGTATGGCGCGTGGTATTGATGGCGAGGCACATACAGGGGCACTTGAGGCGAAGGGTGGGACCATTGCTGTACTTGGATGTGGTATCGATTGGGTGTACCCGACAGAAAATCGCCAGCTTGCGATAATGATTCGACAGCAAGGGCTTCTTCTCTCCGAATATCCGCCGGGAACACGCCCACAACGCGGATTTTTTCCAGAACGCAATCGGATTATAAGCGGACTTGCACACGGTATACTTGTGGTTGAAGCGGCAGCTCGCAGCGGCTCTCTTATTACAGCTGATCTCGCAATCGAACAAGGACGTGATGTATTTGCAGTTCCAGGGTCTATTCATTCGCCCAAAAGCGCGGGCTGCCATTGGCTCATTCAGCAAGGGGCTAAACTTGTTCAGCACGTTCATGATATCGTATTTGAATATCCTGAACTCGCATGGGATACACAGGTAGGAAATACAGAGGCTGCTGATACATCTGAATCACTCAGTAGTGAGGAAGCAGCGTTATTGCGCCTGATTCCATGGGAATCGGTGTCGTATGAACAGATTTTATGTCGAACGGAGTTTTCTCCTTCCTATTTACACTTTCTTCTGTTATCGTTGCAAATGAAGAAACAGGTCATACAACTGCCTGGACAGGCGTATATTCGGGTAAAGCCATAG
- the topA gene encoding type I DNA topoisomerase, with protein MADSLVIVESPAKAKTIGKYLGKKYIVKASMGHVRDLPKSQMGVDVASGFEPKYITIRGKGDVLKELRDAAKKVKHVYLAADPDREGEAIAWHLAHSLNIDQSGECRVVFNEITKQAVKEAFKHPRKINMDLVNAQQTRRILDRLVGYNISPLLWKKVKKGLSAGRVQSVTVKLIIDREKEINAFIPEEYWSVTAHLTSAGGAFEAKFYSYGQEKTELTSEADVNKLLDHLKDGTFRITDVKRRERKRNPAAPFTTSSLQQEAARKLNFRAAKTMMVAQQLYEGIDLGKDGTVGLITYMRTDSTRISQTAQEEAKAYIIDAYGPEYSLTEPRQFGKKEKAQDAHEAVRPTFVSYSPSSLKEYLSRDQLKLYRLIWERFIASQMASAVLDTVTADIMSGDAVFRASGSQVKFPGFMKVYVEGTDDVQAEEDKMLPPLEVGQGVIAEQIEPKQHFTQPPPRYSEARLVKTLEELGIGRPSTYAPTLDTIQKRGYVALQERRFVPTELGEIVLGLMEEFFPEILDTKFTAKMEDDLDHIEEGKEAWVRVLEEFYDPFAKRLEVAEQHMQEVEIKDEVSDVICEKCNSPMVYKMGRYGKFLACSAFPDCRNTMPIVKEIGVACPKCETGHIVERKSKKNRMFYGCNQYPECDFVSWDKPLPRTCPKCSGMLVEKKGKGKNKGPSVQCVACDYEEETL; from the coding sequence TTGGCAGATTCACTGGTAATAGTGGAGTCTCCCGCAAAGGCGAAGACAATTGGAAAATATTTGGGTAAAAAATATATTGTGAAAGCGTCAATGGGCCATGTACGAGATTTGCCAAAAAGCCAGATGGGTGTCGATGTAGCAAGTGGCTTCGAGCCAAAATACATTACCATCCGGGGTAAAGGTGACGTATTAAAGGAATTGCGAGATGCTGCTAAAAAAGTGAAACATGTCTATCTCGCAGCTGACCCCGATCGCGAAGGGGAAGCGATTGCCTGGCATTTGGCCCATAGTTTAAATATAGACCAGAGCGGTGAATGCCGCGTTGTGTTTAATGAAATTACGAAGCAGGCGGTGAAGGAGGCGTTTAAGCACCCGCGCAAGATCAACATGGATCTGGTTAATGCGCAGCAGACACGTCGTATTTTAGACCGTCTGGTTGGCTACAATATCTCTCCACTTCTTTGGAAAAAAGTGAAAAAAGGCTTGAGTGCTGGCCGTGTTCAGTCCGTAACCGTAAAGCTAATCATCGACCGAGAAAAAGAAATCAATGCATTCATACCGGAGGAGTACTGGTCGGTAACCGCACATCTTACATCAGCAGGTGGAGCATTCGAAGCGAAGTTTTATAGCTACGGGCAGGAAAAAACGGAACTTACTTCAGAAGCGGATGTAAATAAGCTGCTTGATCATTTAAAAGATGGAACATTCCGGATTACAGATGTAAAGCGTAGAGAGCGCAAGCGCAATCCGGCAGCTCCTTTTACAACGAGTTCTCTGCAACAGGAGGCAGCCCGTAAGCTGAACTTTCGTGCCGCTAAAACGATGATGGTAGCTCAGCAGCTATACGAAGGGATTGACCTTGGCAAGGATGGCACCGTCGGTTTGATTACATACATGCGTACCGACTCAACACGTATTTCTCAGACTGCACAGGAAGAAGCAAAAGCATATATTATTGATGCGTATGGACCGGAGTATTCGCTTACCGAACCACGCCAGTTTGGCAAGAAAGAAAAAGCGCAAGATGCGCATGAAGCGGTGCGCCCGACATTTGTTTCATACAGTCCATCCTCTTTAAAGGAATATTTATCCCGTGACCAGCTTAAACTATATCGTCTCATCTGGGAGCGTTTTATCGCAAGTCAGATGGCGTCTGCGGTGCTTGATACGGTTACAGCGGATATTATGTCTGGAGACGCCGTATTCCGTGCTAGTGGCTCGCAGGTTAAGTTCCCTGGCTTTATGAAGGTATATGTAGAAGGAACAGATGATGTACAGGCAGAGGAGGATAAGATGCTACCGCCGCTTGAAGTGGGGCAGGGAGTGATTGCCGAGCAGATCGAGCCGAAGCAGCACTTCACACAGCCGCCGCCGCGTTATTCGGAGGCACGTCTTGTCAAAACGCTCGAGGAGCTTGGGATTGGTCGTCCGAGTACGTATGCGCCAACACTTGATACGATCCAGAAGCGAGGGTATGTAGCGCTTCAGGAGCGTCGTTTTGTTCCGACTGAATTAGGTGAGATCGTGCTTGGTCTCATGGAAGAATTCTTCCCAGAAATTTTGGATACGAAGTTTACCGCCAAGATGGAAGATGATCTTGACCATATTGAAGAAGGCAAAGAAGCATGGGTGCGCGTACTCGAAGAATTTTATGATCCGTTCGCAAAGCGTCTAGAAGTGGCTGAACAGCATATGCAGGAAGTCGAGATTAAGGATGAAGTATCTGATGTCATCTGTGAAAAGTGCAATAGCCCAATGGTATATAAGATGGGGCGGTATGGCAAATTTCTCGCTTGCTCGGCTTTCCCGGACTGCCGAAATACGATGCCGATTGTAAAAGAAATTGGCGTTGCTTGTCCAAAATGTGAAACCGGACACATCGTAGAACGTAAAAGTAAAAAGAACCGGATGTTTTACGGTTGTAACCAGTATCCAGAATGTGATTTTGTATCCTGGGACAAACCGCTACCGCGTACATGCCCGAAATGTTCGGGGATGCTGGTAGAAAAGAAGGGAAAAGGCAAGAACAAAGGGCCTTCTGTTCAATGTGTAGCATGTGATTATGAAGAGGAAACGTTATAA
- the trmFO gene encoding FADH(2)-oxidizing methylenetetrahydrofolate--tRNA-(uracil(54)-C(5))-methyltransferase TrmFO, which yields MEKVTVIGAGLAGSEAAWQIAEQGVDVILYEMRPVKQTPAHHTDKFAELVCSNSLRANSLTNAVGILKEEMRRFSSIIMRSADNCSVPAGGALAVDRHEFAEAVTNSVRNHPHIEVRHEEITEIPDGIVVIATGPLTSPDMSEQLQKLTGQEYLYFYDAAAPILDKETINMEKVFLASRYDKGEAAYLNCPMNEEEFNAFYEALITAEEVQLKEFEKQVFFEGCMPIEVMAKRGRQTMLFGPLKPVGLSDPRTGQQPYAVVQLRQDNSAGTLYNIVGFQTHLKWPEQKRVFSMIPGLENAEIVRYGVIHRNTFINSPRLLKPTYQYKDRETLFFAGQMTGVEGYVESAASGMVAGINAARLAKGLEPVVFPQETAMGSMAHYITTANPDNFQPMNANFGLFPPLEKKIRNKKERYEKMAERALDKIQNCTELISN from the coding sequence ATGGAAAAAGTAACCGTCATCGGTGCAGGTCTTGCGGGCAGTGAAGCTGCCTGGCAGATTGCCGAGCAGGGCGTCGATGTAATTTTATATGAGATGCGCCCGGTAAAGCAGACACCGGCTCATCATACAGACAAATTTGCGGAGTTAGTATGCAGCAATTCATTGCGTGCCAATTCACTAACAAATGCGGTTGGGATTCTTAAGGAAGAGATGCGACGTTTCTCTTCCATCATTATGCGTTCAGCAGACAACTGTTCAGTTCCGGCAGGGGGAGCACTTGCGGTGGATCGCCACGAGTTTGCTGAAGCGGTCACAAACAGTGTGCGTAATCATCCGCATATTGAAGTGAGGCACGAAGAGATTACCGAGATTCCCGATGGTATCGTAGTCATAGCGACTGGACCGCTTACATCCCCCGATATGTCAGAGCAGTTACAGAAGCTAACCGGACAGGAGTACTTGTATTTCTACGATGCTGCTGCACCGATTCTGGACAAAGAAACGATCAACATGGAAAAAGTTTTTCTTGCTTCGCGCTATGATAAAGGAGAAGCAGCCTATTTGAACTGCCCGATGAATGAAGAAGAGTTCAATGCCTTTTATGAGGCGCTGATTACAGCAGAAGAAGTGCAGTTGAAAGAGTTTGAGAAGCAGGTTTTCTTTGAAGGTTGTATGCCGATCGAGGTAATGGCGAAGCGCGGTAGACAGACGATGCTGTTCGGTCCACTCAAGCCGGTTGGGCTCAGCGATCCGCGTACAGGTCAACAACCATATGCAGTTGTACAGCTGCGTCAGGACAATAGTGCCGGTACATTGTATAACATTGTTGGATTTCAGACACATCTGAAGTGGCCGGAGCAGAAGCGGGTATTTAGTATGATTCCAGGGCTTGAGAATGCAGAAATCGTACGCTACGGTGTCATTCACCGCAATACGTTTATTAACTCACCACGCCTGTTGAAACCAACGTATCAGTATAAGGATCGGGAAACATTATTCTTCGCGGGACAGATGACCGGTGTAGAAGGGTATGTAGAATCAGCTGCATCAGGGATGGTAGCCGGGATAAACGCTGCTCGTTTGGCAAAAGGGCTAGAGCCTGTTGTCTTCCCACAGGAAACAGCAATGGGAAGTATGGCGCATTATATTACAACAGCGAATCCAGATAACTTCCAGCCGATGAATGCTAATTTCGGACTTTTTCCGCCGCTTGAGAAAAAAATTCGCAACAAAAAAGAACGGTATGAAAAAATGGCAGAACGAGCGCTGGATAAAATTCAGAATTGTACTGAGTTGATCTCCAATTAA